The Mycolicibacterium hassiacum DSM 44199 genome includes a window with the following:
- the rimP gene encoding ribosome maturation factor RimP — MTERSVGLPSQKQVIELLDGEFARAGYEIEEVKINASARPPRITIVADGDRALDLDSITALSRSASELLDRVDAGAAPYVLEVTSPGVDRPLTAEKHYRRARGRKVKVTLSDGSQLTGRIGETRDGSVCLVVREGRRQDYSVRELRLGDIVKAVVQVEFSPPDQRELELAGQTAEEAPR; from the coding sequence GTGACGGAGCGGTCTGTGGGATTACCGTCGCAGAAACAGGTGATCGAGCTACTCGACGGTGAGTTCGCGCGGGCAGGTTACGAGATCGAAGAGGTGAAGATAAACGCGTCGGCCCGCCCGCCGCGCATCACGATCGTCGCCGACGGCGACCGCGCCCTCGATCTGGATTCGATCACCGCCCTGTCGCGGTCGGCGTCGGAGCTGCTCGATCGGGTCGACGCGGGTGCCGCCCCCTATGTCCTGGAGGTCACCTCGCCGGGGGTGGACCGGCCGCTGACCGCCGAGAAGCACTACCGGCGGGCGCGCGGCCGCAAAGTGAAGGTGACGCTCTCCGACGGCTCACAGCTGACGGGCAGGATCGGCGAGACGCGGGACGGATCGGTGTGCCTCGTGGTGCGGGAAGGTCGCCGCCAGGACTATTCGGTTCGCGAGCTGCGCCTCGGTGACATCGTCAAAGCGGTTGTGCAGGTTGAATTCTCGCCGCCGGACCAACGCGAGCTGGAGCTAGCCGGGCAGACTGCTGAGGAGGCTCCACGGTGA
- a CDS encoding cobyrinate a,c-diamide synthase: MVTPAVVVAAPASGSGKTTVATGLMGALRRAGRRVAPFKVGPDYIDPGYHALAADRPGRNLDPVLVGADLIGPLYRHGCTGADIAVVEGVMGLFDGRIADTGPAAVEAAPAEGSTAQVAALLAAPVVLVVDARGQSHSVAALLHGFATFDRSVRLAGVILNRVGSARHEQVLRQACAQAGMPVLGAIPRVDELSVPSRHLGLITAVEHGRRAQAAVAAMTELVARHVDLDAVAALAAARVAAEPWRPEGPGADGTPTIAVAAGTPTIAVAAGKAFSFGYAEHVELLRAAGAEVAEFDPLTDPLPPGTAALVLPGGFPEQFATELAANDVVRGQIRALAAAGAPIHAECAGLTYLVDELDGHPMCGVLRGSARFTDRLTLGYRTAVAVADSPLHATGDRVTGHEFHRTTVEFDESYQPAWVFRGRTGDAVRDGALHRGVHASYLHTHPAAHPQAVTRFVAAAARSKLAG; encoded by the coding sequence GTGGTGACGCCCGCCGTCGTCGTCGCCGCACCGGCGTCCGGCAGCGGCAAGACCACGGTGGCCACCGGGCTGATGGGCGCGCTGCGGCGGGCCGGCCGGCGCGTCGCCCCGTTCAAGGTCGGCCCCGACTACATCGACCCCGGCTACCACGCGCTGGCCGCCGACCGGCCCGGCCGCAACCTCGACCCGGTGCTGGTCGGGGCGGACCTGATCGGCCCGCTGTACCGGCACGGCTGCACCGGCGCCGACATCGCCGTCGTCGAAGGCGTGATGGGCCTGTTCGACGGGCGCATCGCCGACACCGGGCCGGCAGCGGTCGAGGCGGCCCCGGCGGAGGGGTCCACCGCCCAGGTCGCCGCGCTGCTCGCCGCGCCGGTGGTGCTGGTGGTCGACGCGCGGGGCCAGAGCCACAGCGTCGCCGCCCTGCTGCACGGCTTCGCCACCTTCGACCGGTCGGTGCGCCTGGCCGGGGTGATCCTCAACCGGGTCGGCTCAGCACGCCACGAGCAGGTGTTGCGGCAGGCCTGTGCGCAGGCCGGGATGCCGGTGCTCGGCGCCATCCCGCGGGTCGACGAACTGTCAGTTCCCTCAAGGCATCTCGGTCTCATAACCGCCGTCGAGCACGGCCGGCGGGCGCAGGCGGCGGTGGCGGCGATGACCGAGCTGGTCGCGCGCCACGTCGACCTCGACGCCGTCGCTGCCCTGGCCGCCGCCCGGGTGGCCGCCGAGCCGTGGCGCCCCGAGGGCCCCGGCGCCGACGGGACTCCCACCATCGCCGTCGCCGCCGGGACTCCCACCATCGCCGTCGCCGCCGGCAAGGCGTTCAGCTTCGGTTACGCCGAACACGTCGAGCTGCTGCGCGCCGCCGGCGCCGAGGTCGCCGAGTTCGACCCGCTGACCGACCCGCTGCCGCCCGGCACCGCCGCGCTGGTGCTGCCCGGCGGGTTCCCCGAACAGTTCGCCACCGAACTGGCCGCCAACGATGTTGTGCGCGGCCAGATCCGCGCGCTGGCGGCCGCGGGCGCCCCGATTCACGCCGAGTGCGCGGGGCTGACCTATCTGGTCGACGAGCTCGACGGACACCCGATGTGCGGTGTGCTGCGCGGCTCGGCCCGGTTCACCGACCGGCTCACCCTCGGCTACCGCACCGCCGTCGCGGTCGCCGACTCGCCCCTGCACGCCACCGGCGATCGCGTCACCGGACACGAATTCCACCGCACCACAGTCGAATTCGACGAGTCCTACCAGCCCGCCTGGGTGTTCCGCGGCCGCACCGGCGACGCTGTTCGTGACGGTGCGCTGCACCGGGGGGTGCACGCGTCGTACCTGCACACCCATCCGGCCGCGCACCCGCAGGCGGTGACGCGCTTCGTCGCCGCGGCGGCACGCTCTAAGCTCGCCGGGTGA
- a CDS encoding proline--tRNA ligase, with amino-acid sequence MITRMSELFLRTLRDDPADAEVPSHKLLIRAGYIRQIGPGLYSWLPLGLRVLRRIERIVREEMVAIGAQEILFPALLPREPYETTNRWTEYGDTLFRLQDRRENDYLLGPTHEELFALTVKGEYSSYKDFPLILFQIQTKYRDEARPRAGILRGREFVMKDSYSFDIDEDGLKVAYQKHREAYQRIFDRLQVRYVIVSAVSGAMGGSASEEFLAESEVGEDTFVRCLESGYAANVEAVVTLAPEPKPIEGLPEPVVHDTPDTPTIATLVDWANSANLPQFAGREVTAADTLKNVMLKVRRPDSEEWELLAIGIPGDREVDDKRLAAALEPAEYQLLDDADFARHPFLVKGYIGPKALQANGVRYLVDPRVVTGTSWITGADQPGKHVVGLVAGRDFTPDGTIEAAEIRDGDPSPDGAGPLVSARGIEIGHIFQLGRKYTDAFNVDVLGEDGKPIRLIMGSYGIGVSRLVAVIAEQHHDELGLRWPSAVSPFDVHLVIANKDDAARAGAEELAADLDRLGLELLLDDRSASPGVKFKDAELLGVPWIVVVGRGWSKGVVELRNRFTGETREIPVDSAATEIASAVSGGA; translated from the coding sequence GTGATCACCCGCATGTCCGAGCTTTTCCTGCGCACCCTGCGTGACGATCCGGCCGACGCCGAGGTCCCCAGCCACAAACTGCTGATCAGAGCCGGCTACATCCGCCAGATCGGTCCGGGCCTGTACAGCTGGCTGCCGCTGGGGTTGCGGGTGCTGCGCAGGATCGAGCGGATCGTCCGCGAGGAGATGGTCGCCATCGGCGCGCAGGAGATCCTGTTTCCGGCGCTGCTGCCGCGTGAGCCCTACGAGACGACCAACCGCTGGACCGAGTACGGCGACACCCTGTTCCGGCTCCAGGACCGCCGCGAGAACGACTACCTGCTCGGCCCCACCCACGAGGAGCTGTTCGCGCTGACCGTCAAGGGGGAGTACAGCTCCTACAAGGACTTCCCGCTGATCCTGTTCCAGATCCAGACCAAGTACCGCGACGAGGCCCGGCCCCGCGCCGGCATCCTGCGCGGCCGCGAGTTCGTGATGAAGGACTCGTACTCGTTCGACATCGACGAGGACGGACTCAAGGTCGCCTATCAGAAGCACCGCGAGGCCTATCAGCGCATCTTCGACCGGCTGCAGGTGCGCTACGTGATCGTCTCCGCGGTGTCGGGGGCGATGGGCGGCAGCGCCTCCGAGGAGTTCCTCGCCGAGAGCGAGGTCGGTGAGGACACATTCGTGCGGTGCCTGGAGTCCGGGTACGCCGCCAACGTCGAGGCCGTCGTCACCCTGGCGCCGGAACCCAAGCCGATCGAGGGCCTGCCCGAACCGGTCGTCCACGACACCCCGGACACCCCGACGATCGCCACGCTGGTGGACTGGGCCAACAGCGCGAACCTGCCGCAGTTCGCCGGGCGCGAGGTCACCGCGGCGGACACGTTGAAGAACGTGATGCTCAAGGTGCGCCGGCCCGACAGCGAGGAGTGGGAGCTGCTGGCGATCGGCATCCCGGGTGATCGCGAGGTCGACGACAAACGGCTCGCCGCGGCGCTCGAGCCGGCCGAGTACCAACTGCTCGACGACGCCGACTTCGCCCGTCACCCGTTCCTGGTGAAGGGCTATATCGGACCGAAAGCCCTGCAGGCCAACGGCGTTCGCTATCTTGTCGATCCCCGGGTGGTGACCGGGACGTCGTGGATCACCGGCGCGGACCAGCCCGGCAAACACGTGGTGGGGCTGGTCGCCGGGCGGGACTTCACCCCGGACGGCACCATCGAGGCGGCCGAGATCCGCGACGGGGACCCCTCGCCCGACGGAGCCGGGCCGCTGGTCAGCGCCCGCGGCATCGAGATCGGCCACATCTTCCAGCTCGGCCGCAAGTACACCGACGCGTTCAACGTCGATGTGCTGGGCGAGGACGGCAAGCCGATCCGGCTGATCATGGGCTCCTACGGCATCGGGGTGTCGCGGCTGGTCGCGGTGATCGCCGAACAGCACCACGACGAGCTCGGGCTGCGCTGGCCGTCGGCGGTGTCACCGTTCGACGTCCACCTGGTGATCGCCAACAAGGACGACGCCGCCCGTGCCGGTGCCGAGGAGCTGGCCGCCGATCTCGACCGGCTCGGACTCGAGTTGCTGCTCGACGACCGGTCCGCCTCGCCCGGGGTGAAGTTCAAGGACGCCGAACTGCTCGGGGTGCCGTGGATCGTCGTGGTCGGCCGCGGCTGGTCCAAGGGTGTGGTGGAGTTGCGCAACCGGTTCACCGGGGAGACCCGGGAGATCCCGGTGGACTCGGCGGCGACCGAGATCGCCTCCGCCGTCTCCGGCGGGGCGTAG
- a CDS encoding MFS transporter, with product MRQRVSERASSPSWRPTPRFFAAVIAIGGMQLLATMDSTVAIVALPKIQAELSLSDAGRSWVITAYVLTFGGLMLLGGRLGDTIGRKRTFIVGVTLFTIASVLCGIAWNDVTLVTARLLQGVGAAIASPTGLALIATTFPKGPARNAATAVFAAMTGVGSVMGLVVGGALTEISWRWAFLVNVPIGLLMVYLARTTLRETHRERLKLDAAGAILATIACTAAVFGFSMGPERGWLSPATVGSGIAAAVFFLAFLYVERTAENPVVPFSLFRERNRVATFVSIFLAGGVMFTLTVLIGLYVQDIMGYTPLRAGIGFIPFVIALGIGLGVSSQLVSMFPPRVLVIAGGVLVLGAMIYGSTLDANIPYFPNLVLPITVGGVGIGMIVVPLTVSAIAGVGFDQIGPVSAIALMLQNLGGPLVLAVIQAVITSRTLYLGGTTGPVKDMNPDQLAALDQGYTYGLLWVAGVAVIVGCASLFIGYTAAQVAHAQEVKEAIDAGEL from the coding sequence ATGCGCCAGCGGGTCTCCGAACGTGCGAGCTCGCCGAGCTGGCGGCCGACTCCGCGGTTCTTCGCCGCGGTGATCGCCATCGGCGGCATGCAGCTGCTGGCCACCATGGACAGCACCGTCGCGATCGTGGCGCTGCCGAAGATCCAGGCCGAGTTGAGCCTGTCGGACGCCGGGCGCAGCTGGGTGATCACCGCATACGTGCTGACCTTCGGCGGTCTGATGCTGTTGGGGGGCCGTCTGGGCGACACCATCGGCCGCAAACGCACCTTCATCGTCGGTGTCACGCTGTTCACCATCGCCTCGGTGCTGTGCGGTATCGCGTGGAACGACGTCACGCTGGTCACCGCACGGCTGCTGCAGGGCGTGGGAGCCGCGATCGCCTCGCCGACGGGTCTGGCGCTGATCGCCACCACCTTCCCGAAGGGGCCCGCCCGAAACGCCGCCACCGCCGTCTTCGCCGCCATGACCGGCGTGGGCTCGGTGATGGGCCTGGTCGTCGGCGGCGCCCTGACCGAGATCTCCTGGCGGTGGGCGTTCCTGGTCAACGTGCCGATCGGCCTGCTGATGGTGTACCTGGCTCGCACCACGCTGCGGGAGACCCACCGCGAACGGCTCAAGCTCGACGCCGCCGGCGCGATCCTGGCCACCATCGCCTGCACCGCCGCGGTGTTCGGCTTCTCGATGGGCCCGGAGCGGGGCTGGCTGTCGCCGGCGACGGTGGGCTCGGGCATCGCCGCGGCGGTGTTCTTCCTGGCGTTCCTCTACGTCGAGCGCACCGCCGAGAACCCGGTCGTGCCGTTCTCGCTGTTCCGGGAGCGCAACCGGGTCGCCACCTTCGTGTCGATCTTCCTGGCCGGCGGCGTGATGTTCACGCTGACCGTGCTGATCGGGCTGTACGTGCAGGACATCATGGGCTACACGCCGCTGCGGGCCGGGATCGGGTTCATCCCGTTCGTGATCGCGCTGGGCATCGGCCTCGGCGTGTCCTCGCAGCTGGTGTCGATGTTCCCGCCGCGGGTGCTGGTGATCGCCGGCGGTGTGCTGGTGCTGGGCGCGATGATCTACGGCTCCACGCTGGACGCCAACATCCCGTACTTCCCGAACCTGGTGCTGCCGATCACCGTCGGCGGTGTCGGCATCGGCATGATCGTGGTGCCGCTGACCGTGTCGGCGATCGCCGGGGTCGGCTTCGACCAGATCGGCCCGGTGTCGGCGATCGCGCTGATGCTGCAGAACCTCGGCGGGCCGCTGGTGCTCGCCGTCATCCAGGCCGTCATCACCTCGCGCACCCTGTACCTGGGCGGCACCACCGGCCCGGTCAAGGACATGAACCCCGACCAGCTGGCCGCGCTGGACCAGGGCTACACCTACGGACTGCTGTGGGTAGCCGGCGTCGCGGTGATCGTCGGCTGCGCGTCGCTGTTCATCGGCTACACCGCCGCGCAGGTGGCGCACGCCCAGGAGGTCAAGGAAGCGATCGACGCCGGCGAGCTGTGA
- a CDS encoding ferritin-like domain-containing protein has translation MTSPTPRSADPARPSDPADGALFDAVVCENAAIYGYGVVSARSTPDENALVSASLAEHRKRREAALALLSARSVEPPLPAAGYQLPIEVRTPADAARLAVQMEQDCAVAWRAVLEQATDESDRRFAVTALTETAVTAARWRGVQGVRPVTVPFPGGPE, from the coding sequence GTGACGTCGCCGACACCCCGTTCGGCCGACCCGGCGCGCCCGTCGGATCCCGCCGACGGCGCTCTGTTCGACGCGGTGGTGTGCGAGAACGCCGCCATCTACGGCTACGGCGTGGTGTCGGCCCGTTCGACACCCGACGAGAACGCCCTGGTGTCGGCGTCGCTGGCCGAGCATCGCAAGCGGCGCGAGGCCGCGCTGGCGCTGCTGTCGGCCCGATCGGTCGAACCTCCGCTGCCGGCGGCCGGCTATCAGCTGCCGATCGAGGTCCGCACCCCCGCCGATGCGGCCCGGCTGGCGGTGCAGATGGAGCAGGACTGCGCGGTGGCCTGGCGCGCGGTGCTCGAGCAGGCCACCGACGAGAGCGACCGGCGGTTCGCGGTCACCGCGCTGACCGAGACCGCGGTGACCGCGGCCCGCTGGCGGGGCGTGCAGGGGGTCCGCCCGGTGACGGTGCCGTTCCCGGGCGGGCCGGAGTGA
- the cobO gene encoding cob(I)yrinic acid a,c-diamide adenosyltransferase, whose protein sequence is MPQGRPLTVPDDGLTTRQRRNAPLLAVHTGDGKGKSTAAFGMALRAWNQGFDIAVFQFVKSAKWKVGEEAVFRQLGRLHDEHGVGGPVEWHKMGAGWSWSRKQGSEADHAAAAAEGWAEITRRLAEQRHDFYVLDEFTYPLKWGWIDVDEVVSVLAARPGTQHVVITGRDAPQPLLDAADLVTEMTKVKHPMDVGRKGQKGIEW, encoded by the coding sequence ATGCCGCAGGGCCGACCGCTGACCGTGCCCGACGACGGGCTGACCACCCGCCAACGCCGCAACGCGCCGCTGCTGGCGGTGCACACCGGCGACGGCAAGGGCAAGTCGACCGCGGCGTTCGGGATGGCGCTGCGGGCCTGGAACCAGGGCTTCGACATCGCGGTGTTCCAGTTCGTCAAGAGCGCCAAATGGAAGGTCGGCGAGGAGGCGGTGTTCCGCCAACTCGGCCGGCTGCACGACGAACACGGTGTCGGCGGCCCGGTCGAGTGGCACAAGATGGGTGCCGGGTGGTCGTGGTCGCGCAAACAGGGCAGCGAGGCCGATCACGCCGCCGCCGCGGCCGAGGGGTGGGCCGAGATCACCCGCCGGCTGGCCGAGCAGCGCCACGACTTCTACGTGCTCGACGAGTTCACCTACCCGCTGAAGTGGGGCTGGATCGACGTCGACGAGGTGGTGTCGGTGCTGGCCGCCCGCCCGGGCACCCAGCACGTCGTCATCACCGGCCGCGACGCCCCGCAACCGCTGCTCGACGCCGCCGATCTGGTCACCGAGATGACCAAGGTCAAGCACCCGATGGACGTCGGGCGCAAGGGGCAGAAGGGCATCGAGTGGTAG
- the cobA gene encoding uroporphyrinogen-III C-methyltransferase — protein MSDAMTNPDSTDEGAAENAYLVGLRLSGKKVVVVGGGSVAQRRLPRLIAHGADVHVITRSATPAVEGMPGITLTLRDYRDGDLEGAWYAIAATDDPAVNAAVVAEADRRHIFCVRADAAREGSAVTPASFEYEGLAVGVLAAGEHRRSAAIRSAIHEALQQGLIGEGTPEALHGTVALVGGGPGDPELITVRGRRLLAQADVVVADRLAPQELLAELPPHVEVIDAAKIPYGRAMAQDAINQVLIERARAGKFVVRLKGGDPFVFARGYEEVLACTDAGVPVLVVPGVTSAIAVPAMAGVPVTHRAVTHEFVVVSGHVAPGHPESLVNWNALAAMSGTIVLLMAVERIELFAQALLDGGRPAETPVLVVQHGTTALQQTLRATLADVAEKIREEGIRPPAIIVIGAVAAFGG, from the coding sequence ATGAGTGACGCCATGACCAACCCCGACAGCACCGACGAAGGGGCCGCCGAGAACGCCTATCTGGTCGGCCTGCGACTGTCCGGAAAGAAGGTCGTGGTCGTCGGCGGTGGCTCGGTGGCCCAGCGCCGGCTGCCGCGGCTGATCGCCCACGGCGCCGACGTGCACGTCATCACCCGCAGCGCCACCCCCGCGGTCGAGGGCATGCCGGGCATCACCCTGACCCTGCGCGACTACCGCGACGGCGACCTCGAGGGCGCCTGGTACGCGATCGCGGCCACCGACGATCCCGCGGTCAACGCAGCGGTGGTGGCCGAGGCGGACCGCCGCCACATCTTCTGCGTGCGCGCCGATGCGGCACGCGAGGGCAGCGCGGTCACCCCGGCGTCGTTCGAGTACGAGGGGCTGGCCGTGGGCGTGCTCGCCGCCGGGGAGCACCGCCGGTCGGCGGCCATCCGGTCGGCGATCCACGAGGCGCTGCAGCAGGGCCTGATCGGCGAGGGCACCCCGGAGGCGCTGCACGGCACGGTCGCGCTGGTCGGTGGGGGACCCGGCGATCCGGAGCTGATCACGGTGCGGGGGCGGCGGCTGCTGGCGCAGGCCGACGTGGTGGTCGCCGACCGGCTGGCGCCCCAGGAGCTACTCGCCGAACTGCCGCCGCACGTCGAGGTCATCGACGCCGCCAAGATCCCCTACGGCCGGGCGATGGCCCAGGACGCGATCAACCAGGTGCTCATCGAACGGGCCCGGGCCGGCAAGTTCGTGGTGCGGCTCAAGGGCGGTGACCCGTTCGTGTTCGCCCGCGGTTACGAGGAGGTGCTGGCCTGTACCGACGCCGGGGTCCCGGTGCTGGTGGTGCCGGGCGTCACCAGTGCCATCGCGGTGCCCGCGATGGCCGGGGTGCCGGTCACCCACCGGGCGGTCACGCACGAGTTCGTGGTGGTGTCCGGTCACGTTGCCCCCGGGCACCCCGAATCGTTAGTGAATTGGAATGCACTGGCCGCGATGTCCGGCACCATCGTTTTGCTGATGGCCGTCGAACGGATCGAGCTTTTCGCCCAGGCGCTGCTGGACGGCGGTCGACCTGCGGAAACGCCGGTCCTCGTGGTGCAGCACGGCACCACGGCGCTGCAGCAGACGTTGCGGGCGACGCTGGCCGACGTGGCCGAGAAGATCCGAGAGGAAGGTATCCGTCCGCCGGCGATCATCGTGATCGGGGCGGTCGCCGCGTTCGGCGGTTAA